A DNA window from Guyparkeria halophila contains the following coding sequences:
- a CDS encoding RluA family pseudouridine synthase, with protein sequence MTAQNHQDHPTASAPTATDRPRVRHETVDARSDGQRLDNFLLRELGAQHDKQPRALVYRLIRKGQVRVNKKRAKPMQRLRDGDIVRIPPVRDLRGDPDTARPAARIPAGWLERVDTLVRHEDEALLVIDKPAGLAAHAGSGFDFGLIELLRAARPTNDMLELAHRIDRETSGLIVVAKSRATLLDLQEQFRPEGVAKKRYLALCHGHWRDAHQTITAPLRKDQGDGRAHRVVVDPRAGKSARTDFERLGISHRGPALSLMAATLHTGRTHQIRVHCRHAGHPIVGDSKYGDRTLDRPLSLNQARRRPELMLHAYRLTLTHPTHGGRLTITSNPPDTWQPLLDAAGLTLKNHQPPR encoded by the coding sequence ATGACAGCCCAGAATCACCAAGATCACCCGACTGCCTCCGCCCCGACGGCCACCGATCGCCCGCGTGTCCGACACGAGACCGTCGACGCGCGCAGCGACGGTCAGCGCCTCGACAACTTCCTGTTGCGCGAGCTGGGCGCCCAACACGACAAGCAGCCGCGGGCGCTGGTCTACCGCTTGATCCGCAAGGGCCAGGTGCGGGTGAACAAGAAGCGCGCCAAGCCGATGCAGCGCCTCCGCGACGGCGACATCGTGCGCATCCCGCCGGTCCGCGACCTGCGTGGAGACCCCGACACGGCACGCCCCGCCGCCCGGATTCCCGCCGGCTGGCTCGAGCGAGTCGACACCCTGGTTCGCCACGAGGACGAGGCGCTACTGGTGATCGACAAGCCGGCCGGGCTCGCCGCGCACGCCGGCAGTGGCTTCGATTTCGGCCTGATCGAACTGTTGCGCGCCGCGCGCCCGACCAACGACATGCTGGAACTGGCCCACCGCATCGACCGGGAAACCAGCGGTCTGATCGTGGTGGCCAAGTCACGCGCGACGCTGCTCGACCTCCAGGAGCAATTCCGCCCCGAGGGCGTGGCAAAAAAACGCTACCTGGCCCTTTGTCACGGTCACTGGCGTGACGCGCACCAGACCATCACCGCCCCGCTGCGCAAGGACCAGGGCGATGGCCGGGCCCACCGGGTGGTGGTCGATCCTCGGGCGGGCAAGTCCGCCCGCACCGATTTCGAACGCCTTGGCATCAGCCATCGCGGACCGGCGCTCAGCCTGATGGCGGCCACCCTGCATACCGGGCGCACGCATCAGATTCGCGTGCACTGCCGGCACGCGGGCCACCCCATCGTCGGTGACAGCAAGTACGGCGACCGCACCCTGGACCGGCCCCTCTCCCTTAACCAGGCACGCCGCCGGCCCGAGCTGATGCTGCATGCCTATCGACTCACCCTGACCCACCCGACCCACGGCGGCCGGCTGACCATCACCAGCAACCCGCCGGATACCTGGCAGCCACTGCTGGACGCGGCCGGGCTAACCTTGAAAAACCACCAACCACCCCGATAA
- a CDS encoding HAD-IA family hydrolase produces the protein MTDISRLLNRPEHLAIPPRLVVFDWDGTLADSTGRIVTAFQEALTSVDHPPLPDESIRGIIGLSLANAIAELFPEGEGHFREALAQAYHRCYFANEEPVALYPEAEALLKALAETGCLIAVATGKSRRGLDRALAQTGTADYFHHTLTAEETRSKPHPEMLEGILDFTGSQPTETWMVGDTDFDLLMARNAGTHAIGITHGAHPRERLAAARPDWLIERLAQLHDGAWQPTEPNQRAAV, from the coding sequence ATGACCGACATCAGCAGACTCCTCAACCGCCCGGAACACCTGGCCATCCCGCCACGACTGGTCGTGTTCGACTGGGACGGCACGCTGGCCGACTCCACCGGGCGGATCGTCACCGCCTTCCAGGAGGCGCTGACCTCGGTGGACCACCCGCCGCTACCCGACGAGTCGATTCGCGGCATCATCGGACTCTCGCTGGCCAATGCGATTGCCGAACTTTTCCCCGAGGGGGAAGGGCACTTCCGCGAGGCGCTGGCCCAGGCCTACCACCGCTGCTACTTCGCCAACGAGGAGCCGGTGGCGCTCTACCCCGAAGCCGAAGCATTGCTCAAGGCGCTGGCGGAAACCGGCTGCCTGATCGCCGTGGCCACCGGCAAGTCGCGCCGTGGACTGGATCGCGCCCTTGCGCAGACGGGAACAGCGGACTACTTTCACCACACGCTCACCGCGGAAGAGACCCGTTCGAAGCCGCACCCGGAAATGCTCGAGGGTATTCTCGATTTCACCGGCAGCCAGCCGACCGAAACCTGGATGGTGGGCGATACCGACTTCGACCTCCTGATGGCGCGCAATGCCGGCACCCACGCGATCGGCATTACCCATGGCGCGCACCCACGCGAGCGACTCGCCGCGGCCCGTCCGGACTGGCTGATCGAACGGCTCGCCCAGCTGCACGACGGGGCATGGCAGCCGACGGAACCCAACCAGCGCGCGGCCGTCTGA
- a CDS encoding S49 family peptidase, with translation MSQNTPPDDVRIEPPGGPDYHPGEPTGEEKRPRREKTEASPDWARDALLDMARHGLVEQRRTRRWKVFFRFVSVALVVWSLTLITLLFTAGDRSAPGLAKPAAAVIDISGLIAAGETTEARRVIPQLEKAFKQENVKGIVLRLNTPGGSPVQSSAIFNAIRELKQEYPDKPVYAVAEDMAASGGYFIAAAADEIYANPSSIVGSIGVRMDSFGFVDAMEKLGIERRLLTAGENKAIGDPFSPTDPQETEYLKGVLGEIHEQFIAAVKTGRGDRLDDDEAIFSGLFYTGETALEKGLIDGLDSVRGVIRDRIGVEHQIDLTPRSNRLEKLLGATAEEFGSALTGIKSEPARPMMLP, from the coding sequence ATGAGCCAGAACACCCCGCCAGACGACGTGCGCATTGAACCGCCCGGTGGCCCCGACTATCACCCCGGCGAACCCACCGGCGAGGAAAAACGACCACGGCGCGAGAAGACCGAGGCCTCCCCCGACTGGGCCCGCGACGCCCTGCTCGACATGGCGCGCCACGGGTTGGTCGAGCAACGTCGGACGCGACGCTGGAAGGTATTCTTCCGCTTTGTCTCCGTCGCGCTGGTGGTCTGGTCGCTGACCCTGATCACCCTGCTGTTCACCGCCGGCGATCGTAGCGCCCCGGGCCTTGCCAAGCCCGCCGCCGCGGTAATCGACATCAGCGGCCTGATTGCCGCGGGCGAGACCACCGAGGCCCGGCGCGTGATCCCGCAGCTGGAAAAGGCGTTCAAGCAAGAGAATGTCAAAGGCATCGTGCTGCGCCTGAACACGCCCGGTGGCAGCCCGGTCCAGTCCAGCGCGATCTTCAATGCCATCCGCGAGCTCAAGCAGGAATACCCGGACAAGCCGGTGTACGCGGTGGCCGAGGACATGGCGGCCTCGGGCGGCTACTTCATCGCCGCGGCGGCCGACGAGATCTATGCCAACCCCTCCTCGATCGTCGGATCGATCGGCGTGCGCATGGACAGCTTCGGTTTCGTCGATGCGATGGAGAAGCTCGGCATCGAGCGGCGCCTGCTCACCGCCGGCGAGAACAAGGCGATCGGCGACCCGTTCAGCCCCACGGATCCCCAGGAAACCGAATACCTCAAGGGCGTGCTCGGCGAGATCCACGAACAGTTCATCGCGGCGGTGAAGACCGGCCGCGGCGACCGACTGGACGACGACGAGGCAATCTTTTCCGGGCTCTTCTACACCGGCGAGACCGCGTTGGAGAAAGGCTTGATCGACGGCCTCGACAGCGTCCGCGGCGTGATCCGCGACCGCATCGGCGTCGAGCACCAGATCGACCTCACCCCGCGCAGCAATCGGCTCGAGAAACTGCTGGGTGCGACGGCCGAGGAATTCGGCTCGGCCCTGACCGGCATCAAGAGCGAGCCGGCGCGACCGATGATGCTGCCCTGA
- the clpS gene encoding ATP-dependent Clp protease adapter ClpS: MTETRQTRIPFTAGITAGPQTTYRPLETEEASEQAVSDEPPMYRVLLLNDDFTPMDFVVQILMQLFGLTFDQANAVMLEVHHYGRGVCGEFTREIAETRVSQVNQIAREHEYPLMCVMERAE, from the coding sequence ATGACTGAGACTCGCCAGACCCGCATACCGTTTACTGCCGGCATCACCGCCGGCCCGCAGACCACCTACCGCCCACTCGAGACCGAGGAAGCCTCGGAGCAGGCGGTCAGTGACGAGCCCCCGATGTACCGGGTGCTCTTGTTGAACGACGACTTCACCCCCATGGATTTCGTGGTGCAGATCCTGATGCAACTGTTCGGCCTGACCTTCGATCAGGCCAACGCCGTCATGCTGGAAGTGCACCATTATGGGCGCGGGGTCTGCGGCGAATTCACCCGCGAGATCGCCGAGACGCGCGTCAGTCAGGTGAACCAGATTGCGCGTGAACACGAATACCCGTTGATGTGCGTGATGGAACGCGCCGAATAA
- the clpA gene encoding ATP-dependent Clp protease ATP-binding subunit ClpA → MLSKSLETTLSRVFDRARRQNYEFVTLESLLHTLLEDPDARMVLEGCNANISQLAMDLEAHIRRTTPRIPENDPRETQPTLGFQRVLQRAVMQVQAAQRSEVSGAHVLAAIFGEQDAHAVHLLHKAGVTRLDVINFISHGPEADDEGVDDEEPEINQADVEAAEEQPADENAFENFAINLNKQAAEGKIDPLIGRTAELERVQQVLSRRRKNNPLLVGEAGVGKTAIAEGLARKIVDGEVPEALSEATIYALDLGALVAGTKYRGDFEKRLKIVLKKVRSVPDAILFIDEIHTLIGAGSASGGSMDASNLIKPALASGELRCIGSTTHQEYRSIFEKDAALTRRFQKIDVPEPTEDETVDIIRGLREGYEKHHHVVYTDEAIEAAVKLSTRHINDRHLPDKAIDVIDEVGAQYRLLHPRPEDNRITASDIERVVARMARIPERSVSTSDREVLRHLDRNLKMVVFGQDEAIAQITTAIRLARSGLRPDNKPIGSYLFAGPTGVGKTEVSKQLARLLGIELVRFDMSEYMERHSVSRLIGAPPGYVGFDEGGLLTEKIHKNPHCVLLLDEIEKAHPDVFNVLLQVMDNGSLTDTNGRSIDFRHVILIMTSNMGAEEMAKNSMGFVAQDIGSSGMEAIKRGFTPEFRNRLDAIIQFRSLGSRQIANVVDKLLLELEQQLEANHVTLQVDDEVRHWLGENGYDVVLGARPMARLIQDKLKRPLAEQMLFGDLTDGGKARFTMDEDEPALIATPAAESVAEESSTA, encoded by the coding sequence GTGCTGAGCAAATCCCTCGAAACCACCCTGAGCCGCGTGTTCGATCGCGCCCGGCGCCAGAACTACGAATTCGTTACCCTCGAGAGCCTGCTCCACACGCTGCTCGAGGACCCCGACGCGCGCATGGTGCTGGAGGGCTGCAACGCCAATATCTCGCAGCTCGCCATGGACCTCGAGGCGCACATCCGACGCACCACGCCGCGCATCCCGGAGAATGATCCGCGCGAGACCCAGCCGACGCTGGGCTTTCAGCGCGTCCTCCAGCGCGCCGTGATGCAGGTCCAGGCCGCCCAGCGCAGCGAGGTCTCCGGCGCCCACGTGCTCGCCGCGATCTTTGGCGAGCAGGACGCCCATGCCGTGCACCTGCTGCACAAGGCCGGCGTCACGCGCCTGGACGTGATCAACTTCATCTCGCACGGCCCCGAGGCCGATGACGAGGGCGTCGATGACGAGGAGCCGGAGATCAATCAGGCCGACGTCGAGGCCGCCGAGGAGCAGCCGGCCGACGAGAACGCCTTCGAGAACTTCGCGATCAACCTCAACAAGCAGGCGGCCGAGGGCAAGATCGACCCGTTGATCGGCCGTACCGCGGAGCTCGAACGCGTTCAGCAGGTGCTCTCCCGTCGGCGCAAGAACAACCCGCTGCTGGTGGGCGAGGCCGGCGTGGGCAAGACGGCCATCGCCGAGGGCCTGGCGCGCAAGATCGTCGACGGCGAGGTGCCCGAGGCCTTGTCCGAGGCGACCATCTACGCGCTCGACCTCGGCGCCCTGGTCGCCGGCACCAAGTACCGCGGCGACTTCGAGAAGCGCCTGAAGATCGTCTTGAAGAAGGTGCGCTCGGTACCCGACGCGATCCTGTTCATCGACGAGATCCACACCCTGATCGGCGCCGGCTCGGCCTCCGGCGGCTCGATGGATGCCTCGAACCTGATCAAGCCGGCACTGGCCTCGGGCGAACTGCGTTGCATCGGGTCGACCACGCACCAGGAATACCGCAGCATCTTCGAGAAGGATGCCGCGCTGACCCGTCGCTTCCAGAAGATCGACGTCCCCGAGCCGACCGAGGACGAGACGGTCGACATCATTCGCGGCCTGCGCGAGGGCTACGAGAAGCACCACCACGTCGTCTACACCGACGAGGCGATCGAGGCGGCGGTCAAGCTCTCCACCCGCCACATCAATGATCGTCACCTGCCGGACAAGGCGATCGACGTGATCGATGAGGTGGGCGCGCAGTATCGCCTGCTCCACCCGCGCCCCGAGGACAACCGCATCACCGCCAGCGACATCGAGCGCGTGGTGGCACGCATGGCGCGCATCCCGGAGCGCAGTGTCTCCACCTCCGACCGCGAGGTGCTGCGCCACCTCGACCGCAATCTCAAGATGGTGGTCTTCGGCCAGGACGAGGCGATCGCGCAGATCACCACCGCAATCCGCCTGGCCCGTTCCGGCCTGCGGCCGGACAACAAGCCGATCGGCTCGTACCTGTTCGCCGGTCCGACCGGCGTGGGCAAGACCGAGGTCTCCAAGCAGCTCGCCCGTCTGCTGGGTATCGAGCTGGTGCGCTTCGACATGTCCGAGTACATGGAACGCCACAGCGTCTCGCGCCTGATCGGCGCGCCGCCGGGCTACGTGGGCTTCGACGAGGGCGGCCTGCTGACCGAGAAGATCCACAAGAACCCGCACTGCGTGCTGCTGCTCGACGAGATCGAGAAGGCGCACCCGGACGTGTTCAACGTGCTGCTGCAGGTGATGGACAACGGCTCGCTGACCGATACCAACGGCCGCAGCATCGATTTCCGCCACGTCATCCTGATCATGACCTCGAACATGGGTGCCGAGGAGATGGCGAAGAACAGCATGGGCTTCGTCGCGCAGGACATCGGCTCGTCCGGTATGGAGGCGATCAAGCGTGGCTTCACGCCGGAGTTCCGCAACCGGCTGGACGCGATCATCCAGTTCCGCTCGCTGGGCTCGCGCCAGATCGCGAACGTGGTCGACAAGCTGTTGCTGGAGCTCGAGCAGCAACTCGAGGCCAACCACGTCACCCTGCAGGTCGACGACGAGGTGCGCCACTGGCTGGGCGAGAACGGCTACGACGTGGTGCTTGGCGCCCGGCCGATGGCCCGCCTGATCCAGGACAAGCTCAAGCGTCCGCTGGCCGAGCAGATGCTGTTCGGCGACCTGACCGACGGCGGCAAGGCACGCTTCACCATGGACGAGGACGAGCCCGCCCTGATCGCCACGCCCGCCGCCGAGTCGGTGGCGGAAGAATCCTCCACGGCCTGA
- the infA gene encoding translation initiation factor IF-1 produces MAKEDYIEMQGVVIDTLPNTMFRVELENGHVVTAHISGRMRKNYIRILTGDKVTVQLTPYDLTKGRISFRSR; encoded by the coding sequence ATGGCAAAAGAAGATTACATCGAGATGCAGGGCGTGGTGATCGACACCCTGCCGAACACCATGTTCCGGGTCGAGCTGGAAAACGGCCACGTGGTGACCGCCCACATTTCCGGGCGCATGCGCAAGAACTACATCCGCATCCTGACCGGCGACAAGGTCACGGTGCAGCTGACTCCCTACGACCTGACTAAGGGTCGCATCTCCTTCCGCTCCCGCTGA
- a CDS encoding nitroreductase family protein, whose product MTERQDLVDALIHRHSTPATSLTGPAPDDVTLQRILQAAESAPDHGGLHPWRFLVIDGPALDRLGEIFVEAMRQKDPDATEETLERERLRAQRAPMIIAAIAREEPEHAKIPEIEQLLSAGIATHQMLLAARALGFGAIWLTGLRVYDDNVMRPLGLADNERLIGLINIGTVKDGAPTRGKRRREAAIERWTG is encoded by the coding sequence ATGACCGAACGCCAGGACCTGGTGGATGCCCTGATCCACCGCCACTCCACTCCAGCGACCAGCCTGACCGGACCCGCGCCGGACGACGTGACGCTACAGCGCATCCTGCAGGCCGCCGAAAGCGCCCCCGATCATGGCGGGCTTCACCCGTGGCGTTTCCTGGTGATCGACGGCCCCGCCCTCGATCGGCTCGGCGAGATCTTCGTCGAGGCGATGCGCCAGAAGGACCCCGACGCGACGGAGGAAACCCTCGAGCGTGAACGACTCCGTGCGCAGCGCGCGCCGATGATCATCGCCGCTATCGCCCGCGAGGAACCGGAGCACGCCAAGATACCCGAGATCGAACAGTTGCTATCCGCCGGCATTGCCACCCACCAGATGCTGCTTGCTGCGAGGGCGTTGGGTTTCGGTGCCATCTGGCTGACCGGTCTGCGGGTCTACGACGACAACGTCATGCGTCCGCTGGGCCTGGCCGATAACGAGCGACTGATCGGCCTGATCAATATCGGCACCGTCAAGGACGGCGCACCGACACGCGGCAAGCGCCGACGCGAGGCGGCGATCGAACGCTGGACTGGCTGA
- a CDS encoding glutamine--tRNA ligase/YqeY domain fusion protein: protein MSESNEPISHFIRNRIDADQEKGTYGGKVTTRFPPEPNGFLHFGHAKSIFLNFGLARDYDGICHLRFDDTNPVKEEQAYVDAIREDIEWLGFRDPAHEHFASDYFETLYLGAVALVKAGLAYVDSQSAEEMRANRGTLKEPGTNSPYRDRSIEENVELFSRMRNGEFKDGEHILRAKIDMASPNLNMRDPAIYRIRHAHHHRTGDDWPIYPMYDYAHCVSDAIEGVTHSLCTLEFEDHRPLYDWFIDKLADLGFFERPLPQQIEFSRLNLTYMPLSKRKLIQLVEGGHVDGWDDPRMPTLKGARRRGFTPAGFKLFTDRIGVSKSDSLIDFGVLEDCMRETLNESAERRIGVLDPLKLVLVNFPEDHEETCHAPNHPQKPDWGKREVTLTRELWIERGDFALDPPKKYFRLKPDGEVRLRYGFIIKHVGHDLDEDGNVTCVYAEYDPDTKSGTPGADARKVKGNIHWLSARDAVETEIRQYDRLFNVPAPGGRREGDEPEVERDFLDDLNPDSIHTLSVYLEARAANAEPESIYQFERHGYFVADQKEHAPGQRPVFNRAVTLRDSWGKAT from the coding sequence ATGTCCGAATCCAACGAGCCGATCAGTCACTTTATCCGCAACCGCATCGACGCCGACCAGGAGAAGGGCACCTACGGCGGCAAGGTGACCACGCGTTTCCCGCCGGAGCCCAACGGGTTCCTGCACTTCGGGCATGCCAAGAGCATCTTCCTCAACTTCGGCCTGGCGCGCGACTACGACGGCATCTGCCACCTGCGTTTCGATGACACCAACCCGGTCAAGGAAGAGCAGGCCTATGTCGACGCCATCCGCGAGGACATCGAGTGGCTGGGCTTTCGTGACCCGGCGCACGAACATTTCGCCTCGGACTACTTCGAGACGCTCTACCTGGGCGCGGTCGCCCTGGTGAAGGCGGGGCTGGCCTACGTCGATTCGCAGTCGGCCGAGGAAATGCGCGCCAACCGTGGCACGCTCAAGGAGCCCGGCACCAACAGCCCCTATCGCGACCGGAGCATCGAGGAGAACGTCGAGCTGTTCAGCCGCATGCGCAACGGCGAGTTCAAGGATGGCGAGCACATCCTGCGGGCGAAGATCGACATGGCCTCGCCGAACCTCAACATGCGCGACCCGGCCATCTACCGGATTCGCCACGCGCATCACCACCGCACCGGCGACGACTGGCCAATCTACCCGATGTACGACTACGCCCACTGCGTGTCGGATGCCATCGAGGGGGTCACCCACTCGCTGTGCACGCTGGAGTTCGAGGACCACCGGCCGCTGTACGACTGGTTCATCGACAAGCTCGCGGATCTCGGCTTCTTCGAACGTCCGCTGCCGCAGCAGATCGAGTTCTCGCGGCTGAATCTCACCTACATGCCGCTGTCCAAGCGCAAACTGATCCAGCTGGTCGAGGGCGGTCACGTGGACGGCTGGGACGACCCGCGCATGCCGACGCTCAAGGGCGCCCGCCGGCGCGGCTTCACCCCGGCCGGGTTCAAGCTGTTCACGGACCGCATCGGCGTGTCCAAGTCCGACAGCCTGATCGACTTCGGCGTGCTCGAGGACTGCATGCGCGAGACCTTGAACGAGTCGGCCGAGCGCCGCATCGGCGTGCTCGACCCGCTCAAATTGGTACTGGTGAACTTCCCCGAGGACCACGAGGAGACCTGCCATGCCCCGAACCATCCGCAAAAGCCGGACTGGGGCAAGCGCGAGGTGACACTCACCCGGGAGTTGTGGATCGAGCGCGGCGACTTTGCCCTCGACCCGCCCAAGAAGTACTTCCGCCTCAAGCCCGACGGCGAGGTGCGTCTACGCTACGGCTTTATCATCAAGCACGTCGGTCACGACCTGGACGAGGACGGCAACGTCACCTGCGTCTATGCCGAGTACGACCCGGACACCAAGTCCGGCACCCCGGGCGCGGACGCGCGCAAGGTCAAGGGCAACATCCACTGGCTGTCGGCGCGTGATGCCGTCGAGACCGAGATCCGCCAGTACGACCGCCTGTTCAACGTGCCTGCCCCGGGCGGGCGCCGCGAGGGTGACGAGCCGGAGGTGGAGCGCGACTTCCTCGACGATCTCAACCCCGACTCGATCCACACGTTGTCGGTCTATCTCGAGGCGCGCGCGGCAAACGCCGAACCCGAATCGATCTACCAGTTCGAGCGCCACGGCTACTTCGTCGCCGACCAGAAGGAACACGCGCCCGGTCAGCGTCCGGTGTTCAACCGCGCCGTGACCCTGCGCGACTCCTGGGGCAAGGCCACGTAG
- a CDS encoding high-potential iron-sulfur protein, translated as MTDKHTSRFGRSEFDLPMDRSRRRFVGGALASAVIPLMAIAPAQAQELEQLSEDDAMAKSLDYKHDASEVEHASYKAGQTCANCALYKADAAGEGWGGCSIFRGKAVKGTGWCSSYVKG; from the coding sequence ATGACGGATAAGCACACTTCGCGATTCGGCCGGTCGGAATTTGATCTGCCGATGGATCGATCGCGCCGGCGTTTCGTCGGTGGGGCACTGGCGTCGGCCGTGATCCCGCTGATGGCGATCGCCCCGGCGCAGGCGCAGGAACTCGAGCAGTTGTCCGAGGACGACGCCATGGCAAAGTCGCTGGACTACAAGCACGATGCCAGCGAGGTCGAGCACGCGTCGTACAAGGCCGGTCAGACCTGCGCCAACTGCGCGCTCTACAAGGCCGATGCCGCGGGCGAGGGCTGGGGCGGTTGCTCCATCTTCCGCGGCAAGGCCGTCAAGGGTACGGGTTGGTGCAGTTCCTACGTGAAGGGGTGA
- a CDS encoding putative signal transducing protein produces MKTIYRAADILEAHIVCGMLNAEGIEAEVAGFYQQGAVGQLAPQDFARVLLLDERDEARAERVIADYEQREPAPSPERERAGEEETPEPEESSRLAWWLVIAALVVLLVSWGMS; encoded by the coding sequence ATGAAGACCATCTATCGGGCAGCGGACATCCTCGAGGCGCATATCGTCTGCGGCATGCTGAATGCCGAGGGCATCGAGGCCGAGGTGGCCGGGTTCTATCAGCAGGGCGCGGTGGGGCAGTTGGCTCCGCAGGATTTCGCGCGGGTGTTGTTGCTCGACGAGCGAGACGAGGCTCGTGCCGAGCGCGTCATCGCCGACTACGAACAGCGCGAGCCAGCCCCGTCACCTGAACGTGAGCGGGCCGGCGAGGAGGAGACGCCCGAGCCCGAGGAGTCGTCACGGCTGGCCTGGTGGCTGGTGATTGCCGCCCTGGTCGTGTTGCTGGTGAGCTGGGGAATGTCGTGA
- the purM gene encoding phosphoribosylformylglycinamidine cyclo-ligase: MSPENTPLTYRDAGVDIDAGNSLVERIKPAVKRTQRPEVMGGLGGFGGLFALDTSKFKQPVLVSGTDGVGTKLRLAIDLGKHDAIGIDLVAMCVNDILVTGAEPLFFLDYYATGRLDVDVAAQVVEGIANGCEQAGCALIGGETAEMPSMYEDGDYDLAGFAVGAVEKDQLIDGSKVAAGDKLIALPASGPHANGYSLIRKIIERAQPDWNTPDGQQLIEQLLAPTRIYARAVQALGEQVDIHAMSHITGGGLTENLPRVYPDHLGAAIDWSSWQRPTVFDWLAEQGNVEIAEMRRTFNNGVGMVVIVAADQAEQAVSAMQAAGENAWVIGEIVERGNGEPVTYR; the protein is encoded by the coding sequence ATGTCCCCGGAAAACACCCCCCTCACCTACCGCGACGCGGGCGTCGACATCGATGCCGGCAACAGCCTGGTCGAACGCATCAAGCCCGCGGTCAAGCGCACCCAGCGCCCCGAGGTGATGGGCGGCCTGGGCGGCTTTGGCGGGCTGTTCGCGCTGGACACCTCCAAATTCAAGCAACCGGTACTGGTCTCGGGCACCGACGGGGTCGGCACCAAACTGCGCCTGGCGATCGACCTGGGCAAGCATGACGCCATCGGCATCGATCTCGTCGCCATGTGCGTCAACGACATCCTGGTCACCGGCGCCGAGCCGCTGTTCTTCCTCGACTACTACGCCACCGGCCGACTCGACGTCGACGTGGCCGCCCAGGTGGTCGAGGGCATCGCCAACGGCTGCGAGCAGGCCGGCTGCGCCCTGATCGGCGGCGAGACCGCCGAGATGCCCTCGATGTACGAGGACGGCGACTACGATCTGGCCGGCTTCGCCGTGGGCGCGGTGGAGAAGGACCAGTTGATCGACGGCAGCAAGGTGGCCGCCGGCGACAAGCTGATCGCCCTGCCCGCCTCCGGCCCGCATGCCAACGGCTACTCGCTGATCCGCAAGATCATCGAGCGCGCCCAGCCGGACTGGAACACCCCCGACGGCCAGCAACTAATCGAGCAACTGCTCGCCCCGACCCGCATCTACGCACGCGCCGTACAGGCACTGGGCGAGCAGGTCGACATCCACGCGATGAGCCACATCACCGGCGGCGGGCTGACCGAGAACCTGCCGCGCGTCTACCCGGATCATCTGGGCGCGGCCATCGACTGGTCGAGCTGGCAACGCCCGACCGTGTTCGACTGGCTGGCCGAGCAGGGCAACGTCGAGATCGCGGAGATGCGCCGCACCTTCAACAACGGCGTGGGGATGGTGGTCATCGTCGCCGCCGATCAGGCCGAGCAGGCCGTCTCGGCCATGCAGGCGGCCGGCGAAAATGCCTGGGTAATCGGCGAGATCGTCGAGCGGGGTAACGGCGAGCCCGTCACCTACCGCTGA
- the purN gene encoding phosphoribosylglycinamide formyltransferase: MAAAEKSRLVVLASGNGSNFQAIIDACETGRLDAEIVLLVVNRPDAYALERAASHGIPSRLIDHKTYADREAFDAAMAEAIDEARPDWIIMAGFMRILTDGFVEHFRGKLINIHPSLLPKYPGMNTHARALEAGDLKHGATVHFVTPTVDAGPPIVQGRLEILDNDDVESLKQRIHGVEHRIYPLAIDWLVKGKIDFDGAATQTSPAVVDASGALIVPPSP; this comes from the coding sequence ATGGCAGCGGCAGAGAAATCGCGCCTGGTCGTTCTCGCCTCCGGCAACGGCTCGAACTTCCAGGCGATCATCGATGCCTGCGAGACCGGTCGGCTGGATGCGGAGATCGTGCTGCTGGTGGTCAACCGCCCCGACGCCTACGCCCTCGAGCGCGCCGCCAGCCACGGCATCCCCAGCCGCCTGATCGACCACAAGACCTACGCCGACCGCGAGGCCTTCGACGCCGCCATGGCCGAGGCCATCGACGAGGCGCGACCCGACTGGATCATCATGGCCGGCTTCATGCGCATCCTCACCGATGGCTTCGTCGAGCATTTCCGCGGGAAACTAATCAATATCCACCCCTCTCTGTTGCCCAAATACCCGGGCATGAACACCCACGCCCGGGCACTGGAGGCCGGCGACCTGAAGCACGGCGCGACTGTCCACTTCGTCACCCCGACCGTGGATGCCGGCCCGCCGATCGTGCAGGGCCGTCTCGAGATCCTCGACAACGACGACGTCGAGTCGCTCAAGCAACGCATCCATGGCGTCGAGCACCGCATCTATCCACTGGCGATCGACTGGCTGGTGAAGGGCAAGATCGACTTCGACGGGGCGGCTACGCAGACCAGCCCGGCCGTGGTCGATGCCTCCGGCGCACTGATCGTCCCGCCGAGCCCGTAG